The following are encoded in a window of Scleropages formosus chromosome 7, fSclFor1.1, whole genome shotgun sequence genomic DNA:
- the arhgap28 gene encoding rho GTPase-activating protein 28 isoform X1: MCARARGRTMEMKECGVVLTGYRSYSPSASGRRAVSVGRLPSPDRKEQNLGLGTMMSQEALHPPPRCVRSVSMDSMEDYWSEVRSITENGPGCQDEPPDERVDEAELEEAWLQEAGLSALLCGVPGDTPAEALLSTLTRSQAALVHKRLDNYTQTLRKRNKQSVRHVRDVFPGSDPPPGKPREAAPHISSDGQVPPWAPTQDHSSGCMSDDPPVRETLLFDVPYSEGASAARKESGCQGCLRVGRDDAPLPVFLPPSPKLGLTGAQDLSSEDMKKIGYISLIELTTFYDALGVELKRNRTTRGKTRESGLFGVPLATLLENDRKKLPGSKVPLVFKKLLSKLEQTGLQTEGILRVPGSASRVKHLRQELEAKFYEDRFDWEQVRHNDAAGLLKMFIRELPHPLLTLQHLPAFLAVQSISSYRHQIQALHLLIMLLPEPNRDTLKALLEFLRKVVAHEEENRMSLWNVSMIVAPNLFVSRGKSAKLEEMQGAAGAAHLVRLLITNQDLLWTVPCFLISHLRKLNEASSGKKTPRSEKGKKNLLKRWNMERNKGEKMELSGLLVDGLIRVHAPLHAKVSMALLLDGETKAKDVMARFDCENGRGSRSAVKRNRQYLFEVGGNIGERCLDPETYLLDLYHVNPNCEWVFKPRNT, from the exons GAAGGAGCAGAACCTGGGGCTGGGCACCATGATGTCCCAGGAGGCCCTGCACCCTCCTCCCCGCTGCGTGCGCTCCGTCTCCATGGACTCCATGGAGGACTACTGGAGTGAGGTGAGGAGCATCACGGAGAACGGGCCTGGCTGCCAGGATGAGCCGCCGGACGAGCGCGTTGACG AGGCGGAGCTCGAGGAGGCGTGGCTTCAGGAGGCGGGCCTCTCCGCCCTGCTGTGCGGGGTCCCGGGGGACACGCCGGCCGAGGCCCTCCTGTCCACCCTCACCCGCTCGCAGGCGGCGCTCGTCCACAAGCGGCTGGACAACTACACCCAGACGCTGCGCAAACGCAACAAGCAGTCCGTCCGCCACGTTCGGGACGTCTTCCCCGGTTCCGACCCTCCG CCTGGGAAGCCACGCGAAGCAGCCCCTCACATCTCTTCTGATGGCCAGGTGCCCCCGTGGGCCCCGACACAGG atCACTCCTCAGGCTGCATGTCAGATGACCCACCTGTGAGGGAGACCCTTCTGTTTGACGTCCCCTACTCGGAGGGGGCTTCCGCCGCCCGCAAGGAGTCCGGCTGTCAGGGCTGTCTGAGGGTCGGGAGGGACGATGCGCCGCTGcct GTATTCCTCCCGCCGAGCCCCAAGCTGGGACTCACCGGAGCGCAGGACCTCTCGTCGGAGGACATGAAGAAGATCGGCTACATCTCGTTGATCGAGCTCACCACGTTCTACGACGCTCTGGGCGTCGAGCTGAAACGGAACCGGACGACCCGCGGCAAGACTCGCG AGAGCGGCCTCTTTGGAGTTCCCCTCGCGACTCTGCTGGAGAACGACCGGAAGAAACTCCCCGGGTCCAAAGTCCcccttgtttttaaaaag CTGCTCAGCAAGCTGGAGCAGACGGGCCTGCAGACAGAGGGCATCCTGAGGGTGCCGGGCTCCGCTTCCAGGGTCAAG CACCTGCGCCAGGAACTGGAGGCCAAGTTCTACGAGGACCGGTTTGACTGGGAGCAGGTCCGGCACAACGACGCCGCCGGTTTGTTGAAGATGTTCATCCGCGAGCTGCCGCACCCCCTGCTCACCCTGCAGCACCTCCCGGCTTTCCTGGCCGTGCAAA GTATCTCTTCATACAGACACCAGATCCAGGCCCTGCATTTGCTCATCATGCTGCTGCCTGAGCCCAACAGAGACACGCTGAAG GCTCTTCTGGAGTTCCTCAGGAAGGTGGTGGCCCACGAAGAGGAGAACCGCATGAGCTTGTGGAACGTCTCTATGATCGTGGCTCCCAACCTCTTCGTGTCGCGTGGCAAGAGCGCCAAGCTGGAGGAGATGCAGGGGGCGGCCGGGGCGGCCCACCTGGTGCGTCTGCTCATCACCAACCAGGACCTGCTGTGGACG GTGCCGTGCTTCCTGATCTCACACCTCAGGAAGCTGAACGAGGCCTCCTCCGGCAAGAAGACACCCAGGTCCGAGAAGGGCAAGAAGAACCTTCTGAAGAGGTGGAACATGGAGCGCAACAAAGGGGAGAAGATGGAG CTGTCCGGCCTGCTGGTCGACGGCCTCATTCGGGTTCACGCTCCCCTGCACGCCAAGGTGTCCATGGCCCTGCTGCTGGATGGGGAGACCAAGGCCAAGGACGTGATGGCGCGCTTCGACTGCGAGAACGG GAGAGGCTCTCGAAGTGCTGTCAAGCGGAACAGACAGTATTTGTTTGAGGTCGGGGGAAACATAG GCGAGCGCTGCTTGGACCCGGAGACGTACCTTCTCGACTTGTACCACGTGAACCCC
- the arhgap28 gene encoding rho GTPase-activating protein 28 isoform X2: protein MMSQEALHPPPRCVRSVSMDSMEDYWSEVRSITENGPGCQDEPPDERVDEAELEEAWLQEAGLSALLCGVPGDTPAEALLSTLTRSQAALVHKRLDNYTQTLRKRNKQSVRHVRDVFPGSDPPPGKPREAAPHISSDGQVPPWAPTQDHSSGCMSDDPPVRETLLFDVPYSEGASAARKESGCQGCLRVGRDDAPLPVFLPPSPKLGLTGAQDLSSEDMKKIGYISLIELTTFYDALGVELKRNRTTRGKTRESGLFGVPLATLLENDRKKLPGSKVPLVFKKLLSKLEQTGLQTEGILRVPGSASRVKHLRQELEAKFYEDRFDWEQVRHNDAAGLLKMFIRELPHPLLTLQHLPAFLAVQSISSYRHQIQALHLLIMLLPEPNRDTLKALLEFLRKVVAHEEENRMSLWNVSMIVAPNLFVSRGKSAKLEEMQGAAGAAHLVRLLITNQDLLWTVPCFLISHLRKLNEASSGKKTPRSEKGKKNLLKRWNMERNKGEKMELSGLLVDGLIRVHAPLHAKVSMALLLDGETKAKDVMARFDCENGRGSRSAVKRNRQYLFEVGGNIGERCLDPETYLLDLYHVNPNCEWVFKPRNT from the exons ATGATGTCCCAGGAGGCCCTGCACCCTCCTCCCCGCTGCGTGCGCTCCGTCTCCATGGACTCCATGGAGGACTACTGGAGTGAGGTGAGGAGCATCACGGAGAACGGGCCTGGCTGCCAGGATGAGCCGCCGGACGAGCGCGTTGACG AGGCGGAGCTCGAGGAGGCGTGGCTTCAGGAGGCGGGCCTCTCCGCCCTGCTGTGCGGGGTCCCGGGGGACACGCCGGCCGAGGCCCTCCTGTCCACCCTCACCCGCTCGCAGGCGGCGCTCGTCCACAAGCGGCTGGACAACTACACCCAGACGCTGCGCAAACGCAACAAGCAGTCCGTCCGCCACGTTCGGGACGTCTTCCCCGGTTCCGACCCTCCG CCTGGGAAGCCACGCGAAGCAGCCCCTCACATCTCTTCTGATGGCCAGGTGCCCCCGTGGGCCCCGACACAGG atCACTCCTCAGGCTGCATGTCAGATGACCCACCTGTGAGGGAGACCCTTCTGTTTGACGTCCCCTACTCGGAGGGGGCTTCCGCCGCCCGCAAGGAGTCCGGCTGTCAGGGCTGTCTGAGGGTCGGGAGGGACGATGCGCCGCTGcct GTATTCCTCCCGCCGAGCCCCAAGCTGGGACTCACCGGAGCGCAGGACCTCTCGTCGGAGGACATGAAGAAGATCGGCTACATCTCGTTGATCGAGCTCACCACGTTCTACGACGCTCTGGGCGTCGAGCTGAAACGGAACCGGACGACCCGCGGCAAGACTCGCG AGAGCGGCCTCTTTGGAGTTCCCCTCGCGACTCTGCTGGAGAACGACCGGAAGAAACTCCCCGGGTCCAAAGTCCcccttgtttttaaaaag CTGCTCAGCAAGCTGGAGCAGACGGGCCTGCAGACAGAGGGCATCCTGAGGGTGCCGGGCTCCGCTTCCAGGGTCAAG CACCTGCGCCAGGAACTGGAGGCCAAGTTCTACGAGGACCGGTTTGACTGGGAGCAGGTCCGGCACAACGACGCCGCCGGTTTGTTGAAGATGTTCATCCGCGAGCTGCCGCACCCCCTGCTCACCCTGCAGCACCTCCCGGCTTTCCTGGCCGTGCAAA GTATCTCTTCATACAGACACCAGATCCAGGCCCTGCATTTGCTCATCATGCTGCTGCCTGAGCCCAACAGAGACACGCTGAAG GCTCTTCTGGAGTTCCTCAGGAAGGTGGTGGCCCACGAAGAGGAGAACCGCATGAGCTTGTGGAACGTCTCTATGATCGTGGCTCCCAACCTCTTCGTGTCGCGTGGCAAGAGCGCCAAGCTGGAGGAGATGCAGGGGGCGGCCGGGGCGGCCCACCTGGTGCGTCTGCTCATCACCAACCAGGACCTGCTGTGGACG GTGCCGTGCTTCCTGATCTCACACCTCAGGAAGCTGAACGAGGCCTCCTCCGGCAAGAAGACACCCAGGTCCGAGAAGGGCAAGAAGAACCTTCTGAAGAGGTGGAACATGGAGCGCAACAAAGGGGAGAAGATGGAG CTGTCCGGCCTGCTGGTCGACGGCCTCATTCGGGTTCACGCTCCCCTGCACGCCAAGGTGTCCATGGCCCTGCTGCTGGATGGGGAGACCAAGGCCAAGGACGTGATGGCGCGCTTCGACTGCGAGAACGG GAGAGGCTCTCGAAGTGCTGTCAAGCGGAACAGACAGTATTTGTTTGAGGTCGGGGGAAACATAG GCGAGCGCTGCTTGGACCCGGAGACGTACCTTCTCGACTTGTACCACGTGAACCCC